One window of the Chloroflexota bacterium genome contains the following:
- a CDS encoding exo-alpha-sialidase has protein sequence MPTRLTLRQSATAIGLTAILTVSACTSKGDKAAIGPTATALPTATESPRVTPSPETIAPTLAPGIASIDCTAANPSCRELFIQGDAPARLPDGRPSPARGFADPSLRRDPQTGRIWMAYSWPHISGTGAVATVTVDSHLAHSDDGGRTWLFDRALWRSQAERDPTTGEAGYSNHEAVSLYPRQTANGVVWYSARLRYFTRPGSGFKIGTFHLRVAQAASPLSLGDAHEGILGGALTPKEWQADTSLSGLAREVNGCTWSDPGILFTNDRLFLAAQCMLFSPQGELYDQEFVALFATQPEGPVSSWKWSYLGKLSNAQDAKELGGKSLFQTDLAHARDGRLLAIFSPSMEGERLEAHTGCVAVEVASLNPPMLARDGEGRLTIRARVTASDLAPQGPGACGYDASSETGIVIMRRNVGPGRLIGALYQTGLRP, from the coding sequence ATGCCAACGAGACTGACCTTACGTCAATCGGCTACAGCCATCGGCCTCACGGCGATTCTTACCGTCTCGGCGTGCACCTCAAAGGGCGATAAAGCCGCGATAGGCCCGACGGCAACCGCTTTGCCGACGGCCACCGAATCGCCACGAGTGACGCCTTCGCCTGAAACAATCGCCCCTACGCTCGCGCCCGGTATAGCCTCCATAGACTGCACGGCGGCAAATCCATCGTGTCGAGAACTCTTCATCCAGGGCGATGCGCCGGCGCGCCTCCCCGATGGACGGCCCAGCCCTGCGCGCGGCTTCGCCGACCCTTCTCTGAGGCGCGATCCGCAGACCGGACGCATATGGATGGCCTATTCATGGCCGCACATCAGCGGCACAGGCGCGGTGGCAACGGTGACGGTGGACTCGCACCTGGCGCACAGCGACGACGGGGGCAGAACGTGGCTTTTTGACCGGGCACTGTGGAGATCGCAGGCGGAACGCGATCCGACAACGGGCGAAGCCGGCTATTCGAACCACGAGGCTGTCTCGCTCTACCCGCGCCAGACAGCGAACGGGGTCGTTTGGTATTCCGCGCGGCTCCGATACTTCACACGGCCCGGGAGCGGGTTCAAGATCGGGACGTTCCATCTCCGAGTAGCTCAGGCCGCCTCGCCGTTAAGTCTGGGTGACGCGCACGAAGGCATCCTTGGCGGAGCGCTCACGCCGAAGGAATGGCAGGCGGATACGAGCCTTTCGGGCCTGGCGCGTGAGGTGAACGGATGCACCTGGAGCGACCCCGGCATCCTCTTTACGAACGACCGGCTCTTCCTGGCGGCGCAGTGCATGCTCTTCAGCCCGCAAGGGGAACTCTACGACCAGGAGTTCGTTGCGCTCTTCGCCACACAGCCGGAGGGGCCGGTGTCATCTTGGAAGTGGAGCTACCTCGGCAAGTTGAGCAATGCGCAGGATGCAAAGGAGCTTGGCGGAAAGAGCCTGTTCCAAACAGACCTTGCCCATGCCCGCGACGGGAGACTGCTCGCCATTTTCTCGCCAAGCATGGAGGGCGAGCGGTTAGAGGCGCATACAGGTTGCGTGGCAGTGGAAGTCGCCTCCCTGAACCCGCCGATGCTGGCACGAGACGGCGAAGGCAGGCTCACCATCCGCGCCAGGGTGACCGCCTCTGACCTTGCGCCG